A genome region from Mycolicibacterium litorale includes the following:
- the nei2 gene encoding endonuclease VIII Nei2: MPEGDTVYRTATALREGLEGKTLTRCDVRVPRYATVDLTGHVVDEVLSRGKHLFIRVGPASIHSHLKMEGSWKVVPASCPSRAGYRIRIILEAGAGEQAVQAVGIDLGVLEILDRENDMDAVAHLGPDLLGDDWEPRIAAQNLAADPDRRLSEALLDQRIMAGVGNVYANELCFVTGHLPTAPVGAVKDPLRMVQRARDMLWLNRSRWNRTTTGDTRPGRDVWVYGRAGKPCRRCGTPIMRDGNGDRVTYWCPHCQR, from the coding sequence GTGCCTGAGGGAGACACCGTCTACCGCACCGCCACCGCGCTGCGCGAAGGGCTCGAGGGCAAGACGCTGACCCGCTGCGATGTCCGCGTTCCGCGCTACGCCACCGTCGATCTCACCGGTCACGTCGTCGACGAGGTGCTCAGCCGCGGTAAGCACCTGTTCATCCGGGTCGGGCCGGCCAGCATTCACTCCCATCTGAAGATGGAGGGCAGCTGGAAGGTCGTCCCCGCCTCGTGCCCCAGCCGGGCCGGGTACCGCATCCGGATCATCCTCGAGGCCGGCGCCGGTGAGCAGGCGGTGCAGGCCGTGGGCATCGATCTCGGCGTCCTGGAGATCCTCGACCGCGAGAACGACATGGACGCCGTCGCCCATCTGGGACCCGACCTGCTCGGGGACGATTGGGAGCCCCGCATCGCGGCGCAGAACCTCGCCGCCGATCCGGACCGCCGATTGTCCGAGGCACTGCTGGACCAGCGAATCATGGCCGGCGTCGGCAACGTCTACGCGAACGAGCTGTGCTTCGTCACCGGGCACCTGCCGACCGCACCGGTGGGGGCCGTCAAGGATCCGCTGCGGATGGTGCAACGCGCTCGGGACATGCTGTGGCTCAACCGATCTCGCTGGAACCGCACCACGACCGGTGACACCCGTCCTGGCCGCGACGTGTGGGTGTACGGGCGGGCCGGAAAACCGTGCCGCCGCTGCGGCACACCGATCATGCGTGACGGCAACGGCGACCGGGTCACGTACTGGTGCCCGCACTGTCAGCGCTGA
- a CDS encoding ATP-dependent helicase — translation MTKHPPAADGLSRFSPLTREWFAGTFVEPTPAQSQAWSAIADGDNTLVIAPTGSGKTLAAFLWAIDRLASSEPRPPGAGTRVLYVSPLKALAVDVERNLRTPLTGIARIAERNGEQAPNISVGVRSGDTTPAQRRELVTRPPDILITTPESLFLMLTSAARDTLAEVQTVIVDEVHALAATKRGAHLALSLERLDQLLERPAQRIGLSATVRPPEEVARFLSGHAPATIVAPPAAKTFDLSVQVPVPDMADLENNTIWPDVEEQIVDLIEAHRSSIVFANSRRLAERLTSRLNEIHAERTGIELDGRNDRVGGGAPAQLMGSGQSFGAEPLLAKAHHGSVSKEQRALVEDDLKSGRLKAVVATSSLELGIDMGAVDLVIQVETPPSVASGLQRVGRAGHQVGEISQGVLFPKHRTDLIGCAVTVQRMLAGQIETMKVPANPLDVLAQHTVAAAALEPLDADRWFDAVRRSAPFATLPRSAFEATLDLLSGKYPSTEFAELRPRLVYDRDGGTLTARPGAQRLAVTSGGAIPDRGMFTVYLATDSEKPSRVGELDEEMVYESRPSDVISLGATSWRITEITHDRVLVIPAPGQPARLPFWRGDGVGRPAELGAAVGAFTGELSALGADAFAERCRTMGFNDYATDNLYRLLDDQRQATGTVPTDTTFVVERFRDELGDWRIILHSPYGLRVHGPLALAIGRRLRERYGIDEKPTASDDGIIVRLPDTDFESGGAVSFAELFVFDPEEIEPIVTAEVGGSALFASRFRECAARALLLPRRHPGKRSPLWHQRQRAAQLLDVARKYPDFPIVLEAVRECLQDVYDVPALVELMHRIAQRRLRVVEVETTTPSPFAASLLFGYVGAFMYEGDSPLAERRAAALSLDSTLLAELLGRVELRELLDADVIAATARQLQHLAEDRRARDAEGVADLLRLLGPLTTEEIAERATTEDVGGWLEGLLAAKRVLTVSFAGATWWVAIEDVGLLRDGVGIAVPVGVPISFLDPVVDPLGELIGRYARTHGPFTTAEAAARFGLGLRVTADVLGRLAVDGRLVRGEFTDAPPGDPAGSEQWCDGDVLKILRRRSLAALRAQVEPVSTTAYARFLPAWQHVGSTHSAGVDGLAAALDQIAGLPIPASAVEPLVLSQRVRDYQPAMLDELLASGEIMWSGAGQIGGGDGWIAFHHADSAPLTLTAPVELEFTDTHRTIMETLGAGGAYFFRQLAATDSEEFKTALWELIWGGWVTGDTFAPVRAMLAGSRRSTGRRGAPAHRQRARPPRLSSYSIAHAQTRASDPTVAGRWSALPAAEPDSTVRAHFTAELLLNRYGVLTKGAAASEGVPGGFAMLYKVLTAFEEAGRCQRGYFVESLGGAQFAVASTVDRLRTYLDEVDQERREYHAVVLAAADPANPYGAALGWPTRTADGEAEGSHRPGRKAGALVALVDGELAWFLERGGRSLLSFTDDADAQLAAAAALADLVSRGRVQSLLVEKVNGVAVLEPAQGGVRATVHDALTGAGFTRTPRGLRLR, via the coding sequence ATGACGAAGCACCCGCCCGCCGCCGACGGCCTATCCCGGTTCAGCCCACTGACCCGGGAGTGGTTCGCGGGCACGTTCGTCGAACCGACTCCGGCGCAGTCCCAAGCCTGGTCGGCGATCGCCGACGGCGACAACACCCTGGTGATCGCGCCCACCGGGTCGGGCAAGACACTGGCGGCGTTCCTGTGGGCCATCGATCGGCTGGCGTCCTCCGAACCCCGCCCGCCGGGCGCCGGCACCCGGGTGCTGTACGTGTCACCGCTCAAGGCGCTCGCCGTCGACGTGGAACGCAACCTGCGCACCCCGCTGACCGGCATCGCGCGGATCGCCGAACGCAACGGCGAGCAGGCGCCGAACATCAGCGTCGGCGTCCGCTCCGGGGACACCACCCCGGCGCAGCGCCGGGAACTGGTCACGCGGCCGCCCGACATCCTGATCACCACGCCCGAGTCGCTGTTCCTCATGCTGACCTCGGCGGCGCGCGACACCCTCGCCGAGGTGCAGACCGTGATCGTCGACGAGGTGCACGCGCTGGCCGCCACCAAACGCGGTGCCCATCTGGCGCTGTCTCTGGAACGGCTCGACCAGCTCCTCGAGCGGCCCGCCCAGCGCATCGGCCTGTCCGCGACGGTCCGCCCGCCCGAGGAGGTCGCGCGGTTCCTGTCGGGTCACGCACCTGCGACGATCGTCGCGCCGCCGGCGGCCAAGACGTTCGACCTGTCGGTACAGGTCCCGGTGCCCGACATGGCGGACTTGGAGAACAACACCATCTGGCCCGACGTCGAGGAGCAGATCGTCGACCTGATCGAGGCGCACCGCTCCTCCATCGTGTTCGCGAACTCCCGACGGCTCGCCGAGCGGTTGACCTCGCGCCTCAACGAGATCCATGCCGAGCGCACGGGCATCGAACTCGACGGCCGCAACGATCGCGTCGGCGGCGGCGCGCCCGCGCAGCTCATGGGCAGCGGCCAGTCCTTCGGCGCCGAACCGCTGCTCGCGAAGGCCCACCATGGGTCGGTCAGCAAGGAACAGCGCGCGCTGGTCGAGGACGACCTCAAGAGCGGGCGGCTCAAGGCCGTCGTCGCGACGTCCAGCCTGGAACTGGGCATCGACATGGGTGCGGTCGACCTGGTCATCCAGGTCGAGACGCCGCCGTCGGTGGCCAGCGGCCTGCAGCGAGTGGGCCGGGCCGGCCACCAGGTCGGCGAGATCTCCCAGGGGGTGCTGTTCCCGAAGCACCGTACGGACCTGATCGGCTGTGCGGTCACCGTGCAGCGCATGCTCGCCGGCCAGATCGAGACCATGAAGGTGCCGGCCAACCCGCTCGACGTGCTGGCTCAGCACACCGTCGCGGCCGCGGCACTCGAACCGCTCGACGCCGACCGCTGGTTCGACGCGGTGCGGCGCAGCGCACCGTTCGCGACCCTGCCGCGCAGCGCGTTCGAGGCGACGCTCGACCTGCTCTCGGGCAAGTATCCGTCCACCGAGTTCGCCGAACTGCGGCCGCGGCTGGTGTACGACCGCGACGGCGGCACGCTGACCGCGCGGCCGGGGGCGCAGCGGCTCGCCGTCACCTCCGGCGGTGCGATCCCCGATCGCGGGATGTTCACCGTCTACCTCGCCACCGACTCCGAGAAGCCGTCGCGTGTGGGCGAACTCGACGAGGAGATGGTGTACGAGTCGCGGCCGAGCGACGTGATCTCACTCGGTGCGACGAGCTGGCGGATCACCGAGATCACCCACGACCGGGTCCTGGTGATCCCGGCGCCGGGTCAGCCGGCGCGGTTGCCGTTCTGGCGGGGCGACGGGGTGGGCCGGCCCGCCGAACTCGGCGCGGCGGTCGGCGCCTTCACCGGAGAGCTGTCCGCGCTCGGCGCCGATGCGTTCGCCGAGCGCTGCCGCACCATGGGTTTCAACGACTACGCCACCGACAACCTCTACCGGCTGCTCGACGATCAGCGGCAGGCCACCGGCACGGTGCCCACCGACACCACGTTCGTCGTCGAGCGGTTCCGCGACGAACTCGGCGACTGGCGGATCATCCTGCACTCCCCCTACGGCCTTCGCGTGCACGGGCCGCTCGCACTGGCGATCGGGCGCCGCCTGCGGGAGCGCTACGGCATCGACGAGAAGCCGACCGCGTCCGACGACGGCATCATCGTGCGATTGCCCGACACCGACTTCGAATCGGGCGGCGCCGTGTCGTTCGCCGAGCTGTTCGTCTTCGACCCCGAGGAGATCGAACCGATCGTCACCGCCGAGGTCGGCGGGTCGGCGCTGTTCGCCTCGCGGTTCCGCGAATGCGCGGCGCGCGCGCTGCTGCTGCCGCGGCGCCACCCCGGTAAGCGGTCACCGCTGTGGCATCAGCGCCAGCGCGCCGCCCAACTGCTCGACGTCGCCCGCAAGTACCCGGACTTTCCGATCGTGCTCGAAGCGGTCCGGGAATGCCTGCAGGACGTGTACGACGTGCCGGCCCTGGTGGAGCTGATGCACCGGATCGCCCAGCGCAGGCTGCGGGTGGTCGAGGTGGAGACGACGACGCCGTCGCCGTTCGCGGCGTCGCTGCTGTTCGGCTACGTGGGTGCGTTCATGTACGAGGGCGACAGCCCGCTGGCCGAACGCCGCGCGGCCGCACTGTCGTTGGACAGCACGTTGCTCGCCGAACTGCTGGGCCGGGTCGAGCTGCGTGAGCTGCTCGACGCCGACGTCATCGCCGCCACCGCACGTCAGCTGCAGCACCTCGCGGAGGACCGGCGCGCGCGCGACGCCGAGGGCGTCGCCGACCTGCTGCGGCTGCTTGGGCCGCTGACCACCGAGGAGATCGCCGAACGGGCGACCACCGAGGACGTCGGCGGGTGGCTCGAGGGTCTGCTGGCGGCGAAGCGGGTGCTGACCGTGTCGTTCGCCGGGGCCACCTGGTGGGTCGCGATCGAGGACGTCGGTCTGCTGCGCGACGGCGTGGGCATCGCGGTCCCGGTCGGGGTCCCGATCTCGTTCCTCGATCCGGTGGTCGACCCGCTCGGCGAGCTGATCGGCCGTTACGCGCGCACCCACGGCCCGTTCACCACCGCTGAGGCGGCCGCGCGGTTCGGGCTCGGCCTGCGGGTCACCGCCGACGTACTGGGGCGGCTCGCGGTCGACGGACGGCTGGTGCGGGGTGAGTTCACCGACGCCCCGCCCGGCGACCCCGCGGGCAGTGAGCAGTGGTGTGACGGCGACGTCCTCAAGATCCTGCGGCGGCGCTCGCTCGCGGCGCTGCGCGCGCAGGTGGAGCCGGTCAGCACCACGGCCTACGCCCGGTTCCTGCCGGCCTGGCAGCACGTCGGATCGACGCACAGCGCGGGGGTGGACGGGCTGGCCGCGGCGCTCGACCAGATCGCGGGTCTGCCGATTCCGGCCTCTGCGGTCGAACCGCTGGTGTTGTCGCAGCGGGTGCGCGACTACCAGCCCGCGATGCTCGACGAACTGCTGGCCAGCGGCGAGATCATGTGGTCGGGTGCGGGTCAGATCGGCGGTGGCGACGGCTGGATCGCCTTCCACCACGCCGACTCGGCACCGTTGACGCTGACCGCACCGGTCGAACTCGAGTTCACCGACACCCACCGGACCATCATGGAGACCCTCGGGGCCGGTGGCGCTTACTTCTTCCGGCAGCTCGCCGCCACCGACTCGGAAGAGTTCAAAACCGCACTGTGGGAACTGATCTGGGGCGGTTGGGTCACCGGCGACACCTTTGCCCCGGTGCGTGCGATGCTTGCGGGCAGCCGGCGCTCCACCGGTAGACGCGGGGCGCCCGCGCACCGGCAGCGGGCCCGGCCGCCGCGGTTGAGCAGTTACAGCATCGCGCACGCGCAGACCCGCGCGAGCGACCCGACGGTGGCCGGCCGCTGGTCGGCGTTACCCGCCGCCGAACCGGATTCCACTGTGCGCGCACACTTCACGGCCGAACTGCTGCTCAACCGCTACGGTGTGCTCACCAAGGGCGCGGCGGCATCCGAGGGGGTGCCCGGCGGTTTCGCGATGCTCTACAAGGTGCTGACCGCGTTCGAGGAGGCCGGCCGCTGCCAGCGCGGTTACTTCGTCGAATCACTGGGCGGCGCCCAGTTCGCGGTGGCCTCGACCGTGGACCGGTTGCGGACGTACCTCGACGAGGTCGACCAGGAACGCCGGGAGTACCACGCCGTGGTGCTCGCCGCCGCCGATCCGGCCAACCCCTACGGCGCGGCGCTCGGCTGGCCCACGCGCACCGCCGACGGCGAGGCCGAGGGTTCACACCGCCCCGGCCGCAAGGCCGGCGCGCTGGTGGCGCTGGTCGACGGCGAGCTCGCCTGGTTCCTCGAGCGGGGCGGCCGGTCCCTGCTGAGCTTCACCGACGACGCCGACGCCCAGCTGGCGGCCGCGGCGGCGCTGGCCGATCTGGTGAGCCGCGGGCGGGTGCAGTCGTTGCTGGTCGAGAAGGTCAACGGCGTGGCGGTGCTGGAACCCGCCCAGGGCGGGGTGCGCGCCACTGTGCACGACGCGTTGACCGGTGCGGGGTTCACCCGCACTCCGCGCGGTCTGCGGTTGCGGTGA
- a CDS encoding nitrate reductase subunit alpha yields the protein MSSPPRTGGMVEELLERSGRFFTPGEFSDDLRTVTRRGGREGDVFYRDRWSHDKVVRSTHGVNCTGSCSWKVYVKDGIITWETQETDYPSVGPDRPEYEPRGCPRGAAFSWYTYSPTRVRYPYARGVLVEMYREAKARLTDPVLAWADIQADPERRRRYQRARGKGGLVRVTWAEAAEMIAAAHVHTIKTYGPDRVAGFSPIPAMSMVSHAAGSRFVELIGGAMTSFYDWYADLPVASPQVFGDQTDVPESGDWWDASYLMMWGSNVPVTRTPDAHWMTEVRYRGTKIVSVSPDFADNTKFADEWMPCAAGTDGALAMAMGHVILSECFVGKRVPAFVDYVRQYTDLPFLVKLENRDGTLVPGKNLTAADLGDDESGQENAAFKPALLDGATGTVTVPAGSLGFRFGDSGVGKWNLDLGDIAPALTVAADGGEVAAITLPRFDTVDGHGEALLRGVPVRRVGEHLVCTVFDLMLAQYGVARPGLPGDWPTGYDDPDRPYTPAWQEAITGVSAAQAIRVAREFARNAEESGGRSMIIMGAGICQWFHGDATYRAVLAMLILTGSMGRNGGGWAHYVGQEKCRPVTGWSTMAMAGDWARPPRQMPGTSYWYVHTDQWRYDGYRADALASPTGRGRFTGKHTMDVLAASAAMGWMPFYPQFDRSSLDVADEARAAGRDIPDYVAEQLGSGELRLAVTDPDDPANWPRVLDVWRANLLGSSSKGNEYFLRHLLGTTSNLQATATPEHLRPTDITWRLDESGEIPDGKLDLLMSIDFRMTSTTLLSDVVLPAATWYEKADLNTTDMHPYVHAFTPAIDPPWETRSDFEAFRAIALAFSAMAKTHLGTRTDVVLGALQHDTPAAMSYPSGTQRDWRATGDTPVPGKTMGPIAVVERDYTAIADKWATLGPLVERLGLTTKGITTHPDKEVGELAAKFGVLSSGPAAGRPAITTAERMADVILALSGTSNGRLAVEGFEQLSRRTGRPLGHLAGGSEERRITYADAQARPVPVITSPEWSGSETGGRRYAPFTVNIEELKPFHTLTGRMHFYLDHDWLEELGEQLPIYRPPLDIHRLFGEPELGSEGVGLTVRYLTPHSKWSIHSEYQDNLFMLSLSRGGPTMWMSPGDAAKIGAADNDWVEAVNRNGVLVCRAIVSHRMPDGVVFVYHAQERVIDVPLTETTGNRGGIHNSLTRLLLKPSHLAGGYAQTAFAFNYLGPTGNQRDEVTVVRRRSQEVVYQ from the coding sequence GTGAGCAGCCCCCCTCGCACCGGCGGGATGGTCGAGGAGCTGCTGGAGCGCAGCGGCCGATTCTTCACCCCCGGCGAATTCTCCGACGACCTACGCACGGTCACCCGCCGCGGCGGTCGCGAAGGCGACGTGTTCTACCGCGACCGTTGGAGTCACGACAAGGTGGTGCGCTCCACCCACGGGGTGAACTGCACCGGGTCGTGTTCGTGGAAGGTCTACGTCAAAGACGGCATCATCACGTGGGAGACGCAGGAGACCGACTATCCGTCGGTCGGGCCGGACCGGCCCGAGTACGAGCCGCGCGGCTGCCCGCGTGGCGCGGCGTTCTCCTGGTACACCTATTCGCCCACGCGGGTGCGCTATCCCTACGCCCGCGGTGTCCTGGTCGAGATGTACCGGGAAGCCAAGGCGCGGTTGACCGATCCGGTGCTGGCCTGGGCCGACATCCAGGCCGATCCGGAGCGGCGCAGGCGCTACCAGCGGGCCCGCGGTAAGGGTGGGCTGGTCCGGGTCACCTGGGCCGAGGCCGCCGAGATGATCGCCGCCGCCCATGTCCACACCATCAAGACCTACGGTCCGGACCGGGTGGCCGGGTTCTCGCCCATCCCGGCCATGTCGATGGTCAGCCATGCGGCCGGTTCGCGCTTCGTCGAGCTGATCGGTGGTGCGATGACGTCGTTCTACGACTGGTACGCCGATCTCCCGGTGGCCTCCCCCCAGGTCTTCGGCGACCAGACCGACGTCCCCGAATCCGGGGACTGGTGGGATGCGTCGTACCTGATGATGTGGGGTTCGAACGTGCCGGTCACCCGCACACCGGACGCGCACTGGATGACCGAGGTGCGTTACCGCGGCACCAAGATCGTTTCGGTGAGCCCCGATTTCGCCGACAACACCAAGTTCGCCGACGAGTGGATGCCGTGCGCGGCGGGCACGGACGGCGCGCTGGCGATGGCGATGGGTCACGTCATCCTCTCCGAATGCTTTGTCGGCAAACGGGTCCCGGCATTCGTCGACTACGTGCGCCAGTACACCGACCTGCCGTTCCTGGTGAAACTCGAGAACCGCGACGGCACGTTGGTGCCGGGAAAGAACCTGACGGCAGCGGATCTGGGCGACGACGAGAGCGGCCAGGAGAACGCCGCGTTCAAACCGGCGCTGCTCGACGGGGCGACCGGAACCGTCACCGTGCCGGCCGGTTCGCTGGGATTCCGCTTCGGTGACAGCGGCGTCGGCAAGTGGAACCTCGACCTCGGCGACATCGCGCCTGCGCTGACGGTGGCCGCCGACGGCGGCGAGGTCGCGGCGATCACCCTGCCCCGCTTCGACACCGTCGACGGGCACGGGGAGGCCCTCCTGCGCGGCGTGCCGGTGCGCCGGGTCGGTGAGCACCTGGTGTGCACCGTCTTCGATCTGATGCTCGCCCAGTACGGGGTGGCGCGGCCGGGACTGCCCGGCGACTGGCCGACCGGCTACGACGATCCGGACCGCCCCTACACCCCGGCGTGGCAGGAGGCGATCACCGGGGTGTCGGCCGCCCAGGCCATCCGGGTGGCCCGTGAATTCGCCCGCAACGCCGAAGAATCCGGTGGTCGCTCGATGATCATCATGGGTGCAGGCATCTGCCAGTGGTTCCACGGAGACGCCACGTACCGCGCGGTGCTGGCGATGCTGATCCTCACCGGTTCGATGGGTCGCAACGGCGGCGGGTGGGCGCACTACGTGGGGCAGGAGAAGTGCCGTCCGGTCACCGGTTGGTCGACGATGGCGATGGCCGGCGATTGGGCGCGTCCCCCGCGGCAGATGCCCGGCACCTCGTACTGGTATGTGCACACCGACCAGTGGCGCTACGACGGGTACCGCGCCGACGCACTGGCCAGCCCCACCGGTCGCGGCCGGTTCACCGGCAAGCACACGATGGACGTGCTGGCCGCGTCGGCGGCGATGGGCTGGATGCCGTTCTACCCGCAGTTCGACCGGTCCAGCCTCGACGTCGCCGACGAGGCCCGCGCCGCCGGCCGCGACATCCCGGATTACGTTGCGGAGCAATTGGGTTCGGGCGAACTGAGGTTGGCGGTCACCGATCCCGATGATCCGGCGAACTGGCCCCGGGTGCTCGACGTGTGGCGCGCCAACCTGCTCGGCTCGTCGAGCAAGGGCAACGAGTACTTCCTGCGCCACCTGCTCGGCACCACCTCCAACCTGCAGGCCACCGCCACCCCGGAACACCTGCGTCCCACCGACATCACCTGGCGACTCGACGAATCCGGGGAGATCCCCGACGGCAAGCTCGACCTGCTGATGTCGATCGACTTCCGCATGACCTCGACCACGCTGCTCTCCGACGTCGTCCTCCCTGCGGCCACCTGGTACGAGAAAGCCGACCTGAACACCACCGACATGCACCCCTACGTGCATGCGTTCACCCCGGCGATCGACCCGCCGTGGGAGACCCGCTCCGATTTCGAGGCGTTCCGCGCGATCGCGCTGGCGTTCTCCGCCATGGCGAAGACGCACCTGGGCACTCGCACCGACGTCGTGCTCGGAGCGCTGCAGCACGACACCCCGGCGGCCATGTCGTATCCGTCCGGCACACAGCGGGATTGGCGCGCCACCGGCGACACCCCGGTGCCCGGCAAGACCATGGGGCCGATCGCGGTGGTGGAACGCGACTACACGGCGATCGCCGACAAGTGGGCGACGCTGGGTCCGCTGGTCGAGCGGCTGGGCCTGACGACGAAGGGCATCACCACCCATCCCGACAAGGAGGTCGGTGAGCTCGCCGCGAAGTTCGGCGTGCTGAGCTCGGGTCCGGCGGCGGGGCGTCCGGCGATCACCACGGCCGAACGGATGGCCGATGTGATCCTGGCCCTGTCGGGCACGTCCAACGGGCGGCTGGCGGTCGAGGGCTTCGAACAGCTGAGTCGGCGCACCGGCCGGCCGCTGGGTCACCTCGCCGGCGGCAGCGAGGAACGCCGGATCACCTACGCCGACGCCCAGGCGCGACCGGTGCCGGTGATCACCAGCCCGGAATGGTCGGGCAGTGAGACCGGCGGCCGCCGCTACGCCCCGTTCACGGTGAACATCGAGGAGCTCAAGCCTTTTCACACGCTGACCGGCCGGATGCACTTCTACCTCGATCACGACTGGCTCGAGGAACTCGGCGAGCAGTTGCCGATCTACCGGCCGCCACTGGACATCCACCGGCTGTTCGGGGAACCCGAACTGGGTAGTGAAGGGGTGGGACTGACCGTGCGTTACCTGACCCCGCACTCCAAGTGGTCGATCCACTCGGAGTACCAGGACAACCTGTTCATGCTGTCGCTGTCGCGCGGCGGGCCGACCATGTGGATGAGCCCGGGCGACGCCGCCAAGATCGGTGCGGCGGACAACGACTGGGTGGAGGCGGTGAACCGCAACGGCGTGCTGGTGTGCCGGGCGATCGTCAGCCACCGGATGCCCGACGGGGTGGTGTTCGTCTACCACGCCCAGGAGCGGGTCATCGACGTGCCACTGACCGAGACGACGGGCAACCGGGGCGGCATCCACAACTCGCTGACCAGGCTGCTGCTCAAACCGAGCCACCTCGCCGGTGGCTACGCACAGACGGCCTTCGCCTTCAACTACCTCGGCCCCACGGGCAATCAACGCGACGAGGTGACCGTGGTGCGGCGGCGGTCGCAGGAGGTGGTCTACCAGTGA
- a CDS encoding nitrate/nitrite transporter: MSTATTPDTGARRGVNLALATWVSAINFWAWNMIGPLSTTYAGGLSLSSTQASMLVATPILVGSLGRIVVGSLTDRFGGRAMFIAISLASIVPVLAVGAAGSAGSYPMLLVFGFFLGIAGTIFAVGIPFANHWYEASRRGFATGVFGMGMVGTALSAFFTPRFVNWFGLFTTHVVVAVALALTAVLCLVAMHDSPHFTPNTDAVLPKLKAAAKLRVTWEMSFLYAVVFGGFVAFSNYLPTYIKTVYGFSAVDAGARTAGFALAAVLARPVGGALADRVAPKYVVLASFAGTAALALVAVLQPPPDLWSAATFITLAVFLGIGTGGVFAWVARRSPAQSVGSITGIVAAAGGLGGYFPPLVMGGTYDPVDNDYTVGLLLLVATALIALTYTALRLHAHEPQPKETPT, translated from the coding sequence GTGAGCACGGCCACAACGCCGGACACAGGCGCACGTCGGGGTGTGAACCTGGCGCTGGCGACGTGGGTTTCGGCGATCAACTTCTGGGCCTGGAACATGATCGGCCCGCTGTCGACCACCTACGCCGGTGGCCTCTCGCTGAGCAGCACGCAGGCCTCGATGCTGGTGGCCACGCCGATCCTGGTCGGCTCTCTGGGCCGCATCGTCGTGGGCTCACTGACCGACCGCTTCGGCGGCCGGGCGATGTTCATCGCGATCTCGCTCGCGTCGATCGTCCCGGTGCTGGCGGTCGGGGCCGCCGGTTCGGCAGGCTCGTATCCGATGCTGCTGGTGTTCGGCTTCTTTCTCGGGATCGCGGGCACCATCTTCGCCGTCGGGATCCCGTTCGCCAACCACTGGTACGAGGCGTCCCGCCGCGGTTTCGCCACCGGCGTCTTCGGGATGGGCATGGTCGGCACCGCCCTGTCGGCGTTCTTCACCCCGCGCTTCGTCAACTGGTTCGGCTTGTTCACCACCCACGTGGTCGTCGCCGTCGCGCTCGCGCTCACCGCGGTGCTCTGCCTGGTCGCCATGCACGATTCCCCGCACTTCACCCCCAACACCGATGCGGTGCTGCCGAAACTCAAGGCGGCCGCCAAACTCCGTGTCACATGGGAGATGTCGTTCCTCTACGCGGTCGTGTTCGGCGGTTTCGTCGCGTTCAGCAACTACCTGCCCACCTACATCAAGACCGTCTACGGCTTCTCCGCGGTCGACGCCGGCGCCCGCACCGCCGGATTCGCGTTGGCCGCCGTCCTGGCCCGGCCGGTGGGCGGCGCGCTCGCGGACCGGGTCGCGCCCAAGTACGTCGTGCTGGCCTCCTTCGCCGGGACTGCGGCCCTCGCGCTCGTCGCGGTGCTCCAGCCGCCGCCGGACCTGTGGTCGGCCGCCACGTTCATCACCCTGGCGGTGTTCCTGGGCATCGGCACCGGCGGCGTGTTCGCCTGGGTGGCGCGCCGCTCCCCCGCGCAGTCGGTGGGCTCGATCACCGGGATCGTCGCCGCCGCAGGCGGGCTCGGCGGGTACTTCCCGCCGCTGGTGATGGGCGGGACCTATGACCCCGTCGACAACGACTACACCGTCGGGCTGCTCCTGCTGGTGGCCACCGCGCTGATCGCGCTGACGTACACCGCCCTGCGCTTGCACGCCCACGAGCCACAACCGAAGGAGACCCCGACGTGA